In one Vulgatibacter incomptus genomic region, the following are encoded:
- a CDS encoding TIGR02678 family protein: protein MSRLVQVLEDDERAQRVAAIRALLASPLLSASSDPEIFRTVVRQRAYLTEWFASHPGWRLVIDPSGGYARLHKVPGRSDTTKPARRADGTPFDRRRYALLCLTLAALDDAPVQTTVGRIAALVEEASADDEEGVAFDPSLAAERRAFVDALRLLVSLGVLRVRDGDADRYAHTREGDALLDVNERVLGQLLAAPIPPVFAGTPEGMLDEQLPDTDEGQRLSARYRVIRRLLEDPVLYYDDLDARAFDWLDHSRGFLYALLEDDVGMPIERRREGLAAIDPEGLVTDERFPDGGSTVRHAALLLASHLAKQGERDVAVERGALVEVVTALQADHSERWSKQYSADEQGAAQLCEEAVALLEAFGLVRHEGDGRLRVRPAVARFSPGEPKKKRAR, encoded by the coding sequence ATGAGCCGCCTCGTCCAGGTGCTCGAGGACGACGAGCGCGCACAGCGCGTCGCGGCGATCCGCGCCCTGCTCGCGTCGCCCCTCCTGTCGGCCTCGAGCGACCCGGAGATCTTCCGAACCGTCGTCCGGCAACGCGCGTACCTGACCGAATGGTTCGCGAGCCATCCGGGCTGGCGGCTGGTGATCGATCCCTCCGGCGGCTACGCGCGCCTCCACAAGGTCCCCGGGCGCAGCGACACGACGAAGCCGGCCCGCCGGGCCGACGGTACGCCGTTCGATCGCCGGCGCTACGCGCTCCTGTGCCTCACGCTCGCGGCGCTCGACGACGCGCCGGTGCAGACCACCGTCGGCCGTATCGCCGCCCTCGTCGAGGAAGCCAGCGCGGACGACGAGGAAGGGGTCGCCTTCGATCCTTCGCTCGCCGCTGAGCGGCGGGCCTTCGTCGACGCCCTGCGGCTGCTCGTCTCGCTGGGCGTCCTGCGCGTGCGGGACGGAGACGCCGATCGCTACGCGCATACGCGGGAGGGAGACGCTCTCCTCGACGTAAACGAGCGCGTGCTCGGCCAACTCCTTGCGGCGCCGATCCCTCCGGTCTTCGCCGGGACCCCGGAGGGCATGCTGGACGAGCAGCTCCCGGACACGGACGAGGGCCAGCGGCTCTCGGCCCGCTACCGGGTGATCCGCCGCCTGCTCGAGGATCCCGTGCTCTACTACGACGACCTCGACGCGCGCGCGTTCGACTGGCTCGATCATTCCCGTGGCTTTCTCTACGCCCTCCTCGAGGACGACGTCGGGATGCCGATCGAGCGCCGCAGGGAGGGCCTCGCCGCCATCGATCCGGAGGGCCTCGTTACGGACGAGCGCTTCCCCGACGGCGGCTCCACCGTCCGGCACGCGGCGCTCCTCCTCGCGTCCCACTTGGCGAAGCAGGGGGAGCGGGACGTGGCCGTGGAGCGCGGAGCGCTCGTCGAGGTCGTCACCGCGCTTCAGGCCGATCATTCCGAGCGCTGGAGCAAGCAGTACTCCGCCGACGAGCAGGGGGCGGCGCAGCTCTGCGAGGAGGCCGTCGCGTTGCTCGAGGCCTTCGGTCTGGTGCGGCACGAAGGCGATGGGCGCCTCCGCGTCCGGCCGGCCGTCGCGCGCTTCTCGCCCGGCGAGCCGAAGAAAAAGAGGGCACGATGA
- a CDS encoding TIGR02680 family protein translates to MKVPLDLPVASTGRWQLLRAGIQNLWEYDDQRFVFHRGRLLLRGQNESGKTKALEVLLPFLLDANLQPSRLDPFGSTSRSMRWNLIGDWNPEANTSIGYVWLELGRVENGETRYCTVGAGLRARRASTDTDAWYFRTSQRIDVDLLLVEDRLPLERPALTKAIDARGQVYQQAAEYRRAVNDEIFGMEEEQYGSLIDALLQLRRPQLSKKLDPEELSQILSASLPPLDRTVVASLAEGFERLDKHRLERDDVSATLQTLRRFRKVYERYVASAVKAAAKDLTTGESSYHIARESLRKAEEELEALYGERKALAGEIAALDAERQELAARLAALRSSDGFRAVEHLADAERLAQQEETRAQREGVLAAKDREAERVATARLGEAEKERVDQGKRAEAARRSTARAAEDASLGQDHAGIDELFDRGELEAAASAIESLHGRREQHLARLRKLEDAALDARKRRDRAAQAFSDATDRAADFRDRLDRAEKQAQAVRSELEDSIGRWSRGLRVLLLDPDDVRELAPLETPERVRRAEEATRKALGDHLTAARLELEKVKEELEDRRREHDELAALTHRPPSAPAWRAPRPTDRPGAPLYLLCDFDDGVDETVRGAIEGALEAAGLLDAWVEPSGGLLDADTFDLVLSPAPLEGRTLLDVLRPMEGPVPAPVVETLLSSIALTDDGPGGEES, encoded by the coding sequence ATGAAAGTCCCGCTCGACCTCCCCGTCGCAAGCACCGGACGCTGGCAGCTCCTGCGCGCCGGCATCCAGAACCTCTGGGAGTACGACGACCAGCGCTTCGTCTTCCACCGGGGCCGGCTCCTCCTCCGCGGACAGAACGAGTCCGGCAAGACGAAGGCCCTCGAGGTCCTCCTCCCCTTCCTCCTCGACGCAAACCTGCAGCCGAGCCGCCTTGATCCCTTCGGCAGCACGTCCCGCTCCATGCGCTGGAACTTGATCGGCGACTGGAACCCGGAGGCGAACACCTCGATCGGTTACGTCTGGCTGGAGCTGGGGCGGGTCGAGAACGGCGAGACCCGATACTGCACCGTCGGCGCCGGGCTGCGGGCCCGGCGGGCCTCCACCGACACCGACGCCTGGTACTTCCGAACCTCTCAGCGGATCGACGTGGACCTGCTCCTGGTGGAAGACCGGCTCCCCCTCGAGCGCCCCGCCCTCACCAAGGCGATCGACGCACGCGGCCAAGTCTACCAACAGGCTGCCGAGTACCGGCGCGCCGTGAACGACGAGATCTTCGGCATGGAGGAGGAGCAGTACGGGTCGTTGATCGACGCGCTCTTGCAGCTCCGGCGCCCGCAGCTCTCGAAGAAGCTGGATCCCGAGGAGCTCTCGCAGATCCTCTCGGCGAGCTTGCCACCCCTCGATCGCACCGTCGTCGCGTCCCTCGCCGAAGGCTTCGAGCGGCTCGATAAGCACCGACTGGAGCGGGACGACGTCTCCGCCACCCTCCAGACGTTGCGCCGCTTCCGGAAGGTCTACGAACGCTACGTCGCCTCCGCGGTGAAGGCCGCGGCGAAGGATTTGACGACCGGCGAGAGCTCCTATCACATAGCCCGGGAGTCCCTGCGCAAGGCCGAGGAGGAGCTGGAGGCGCTCTACGGCGAGAGGAAGGCACTCGCCGGGGAGATCGCCGCGCTCGACGCAGAGCGACAAGAGCTCGCCGCCCGGCTGGCGGCCCTGCGCTCTTCCGACGGGTTTCGCGCGGTCGAGCATCTCGCGGATGCGGAGAGGCTGGCCCAGCAGGAGGAGACGCGGGCCCAGCGCGAAGGGGTCCTCGCGGCGAAGGACCGCGAGGCGGAACGCGTCGCCACGGCGCGGCTGGGCGAGGCCGAGAAGGAGAGGGTGGACCAGGGGAAGCGGGCGGAGGCCGCGCGGCGGAGCACGGCCCGGGCTGCAGAGGATGCATCCCTCGGCCAGGATCACGCCGGGATCGACGAGCTGTTCGATCGGGGCGAGCTCGAGGCGGCGGCGAGCGCGATTGAGAGCTTGCACGGACGGCGCGAGCAGCACCTCGCCCGTCTGCGCAAGCTCGAGGACGCGGCACTGGATGCGCGCAAGCGCCGTGACCGCGCAGCGCAGGCGTTTAGCGACGCAACGGATCGTGCGGCGGATTTCCGCGACAGGCTCGACCGGGCGGAGAAGCAGGCGCAGGCGGTTCGTTCCGAGCTGGAAGATTCGATCGGGCGCTGGTCGCGAGGGCTACGGGTGCTCCTCCTCGACCCCGACGACGTGCGCGAACTCGCGCCCCTCGAGACGCCGGAGCGGGTGAGGCGCGCCGAGGAGGCCACGCGCAAAGCCCTCGGCGACCACCTGACGGCCGCGAGGCTCGAGCTCGAGAAGGTGAAAGAGGAGCTCGAAGATCGACGACGCGAGCACGACGAGCTGGCGGCCCTCACCCACCGGCCTCCGTCGGCGCCCGCGTGGAGGGCCCCGCGCCCGACCGACAGGCCCGGCGCGCCGCTGTACCTGCTCTGCGACTTCGACGACGGCGTCGACGAGACGGTCCGGGGCGCGATCGAAGGCGCGCTCGAGGCGGCCGGCCTCCTCGACGCCTGGGTCGAGCCTTCCGGAGGTCTGCTGGACGCCGACACCTTCGACCTCGTGCTCTCACCCGCGCCGCTCGAAGGCAGAACCCTTCTCGACGTCCTCCGTCCGATGGAGGGTCCCGTTCCGGCGCCGGTGGTGGAAACCCTCCTGAGCTCGATCGCGCTTACGGACGACGGGCCCGGCGGAGAAGAGAGCTGA
- a CDS encoding ATP-binding protein, whose protein sequence is MLRDPAGFEFINPGLLLVTPDQVWKGGVSEPRNPLVQRLFGFLQLGEREGSGGPAILRAWSEQHWRTPELVEDVENSELHLKLRLVSLLPEASIDAVRAAVGAAFEAQDELGRVALVTAHAENGVMHARIAGLTTAHPRDITIKLQELVRKGLLVASGPARTRRYALPVGTVESSEESSQGSEETSEESSAGTEETRGWRAMSDQLDAVVVFCTPAWRTLPEIATELGRQPSTVRTMYLRPLLGRGALVRKYPDNPRHPHQAYRAANANEPT, encoded by the coding sequence GTGTTGCGCGATCCCGCTGGCTTCGAGTTCATCAACCCGGGCCTCCTGCTCGTGACGCCCGACCAGGTTTGGAAGGGCGGCGTGAGCGAGCCACGCAACCCGCTCGTGCAACGCCTTTTCGGCTTCTTGCAGCTCGGCGAGCGCGAGGGCTCGGGTGGCCCTGCGATCCTGCGCGCGTGGTCGGAGCAGCACTGGCGCACGCCAGAGCTCGTCGAGGACGTCGAGAACTCCGAGCTTCACCTGAAGCTGCGGCTCGTGAGTCTCCTTCCGGAGGCGTCGATCGACGCCGTGCGCGCTGCGGTAGGAGCCGCCTTCGAGGCGCAGGATGAACTCGGCCGGGTCGCGCTCGTCACCGCTCACGCCGAGAACGGCGTGATGCACGCGCGCATCGCCGGGCTCACGACGGCGCATCCGCGCGACATCACGATCAAGCTCCAGGAACTGGTCCGCAAGGGGCTACTCGTCGCCAGCGGGCCTGCCCGGACGAGGCGCTACGCCCTCCCGGTAGGCACCGTGGAAAGCTCCGAGGAAAGTTCGCAGGGCTCCGAGGAAACCTCCGAGGAAAGCTCGGCAGGCACCGAGGAAACCCGTGGCTGGAGGGCCATGTCCGACCAGCTCGACGCGGTAGTGGTGTTCTGCACCCCAGCTTGGAGGACGCTCCCCGAGATCGCCACTGAGCTCGGCCGTCAGCCTAGCACCGTCCGCACGATGTACTTGAGGCCGCTGCTCGGACGCGGCGCGCTGGTCCGCAAGTACCCTGACAACCCGCGTCACCCGCATCAGGCCTACCGAGCTGCGAACGCGAATGAGCCGACGTGA
- a CDS encoding TIGR02679 family protein — protein sequence MSADREKIRTLLGGPRYETLFREARKRREEDGREARAFTLRRANVDERRAAADLFGWPLVPNGTIRISLDELDRQLRASAVEAGLDEVLEALGGPLVNRRALRAATAIERELLWEGAARAVGERPELRAWLDDLRRHGLVSRAAHALSVGEEVVLERAIAAASRLPASGLALAVLAAETTGDAHALDAGSPLGGLVLRAAARIAGWHEPPSTAAPRRALWGEVGIVCDPLSAQVLVLGLCLQGEGRLSRRLRDAALDGEPQRLTLREIGGRDLRPDPAGEIFVCENPSVVAAAADRLGARSGPLVCTEGVPSTAALGLLRELARGGARLRVRGDFDWAGLRIGGQVLREAGGQPWRFCADDYLASLGTGAGRELEGAAGASPWDPALASAMARHGTAVYEEQLLDLLLRDLEVGSS from the coding sequence TTGAGCGCAGACAGGGAGAAGATCCGGACCCTCCTCGGAGGGCCGCGCTACGAAACGCTTTTCCGAGAGGCCCGCAAGCGCCGCGAGGAGGACGGCCGCGAGGCGCGGGCGTTCACGCTCCGGCGCGCGAACGTTGACGAGCGGAGGGCCGCCGCCGATCTCTTCGGGTGGCCCCTCGTGCCTAACGGGACCATCCGGATCTCCCTCGATGAGCTCGATCGGCAGCTTCGCGCGAGTGCCGTCGAAGCCGGGCTCGACGAGGTGCTCGAGGCCCTTGGAGGCCCGCTCGTCAATCGGCGCGCGCTGCGGGCCGCGACCGCGATCGAGCGGGAGCTGCTCTGGGAGGGAGCCGCGCGAGCGGTCGGGGAGCGGCCGGAGCTACGGGCGTGGCTCGACGACCTTCGGAGACACGGTCTCGTGTCGCGAGCGGCGCACGCCTTGAGCGTGGGCGAAGAGGTTGTGCTCGAGCGAGCGATCGCCGCCGCATCTCGGCTACCCGCGTCGGGCCTCGCCCTTGCTGTGCTCGCGGCGGAGACCACGGGGGACGCTCACGCGCTCGACGCCGGAAGCCCTCTTGGCGGACTCGTTCTGCGAGCCGCGGCCCGCATCGCCGGCTGGCACGAGCCGCCGTCCACTGCAGCGCCCAGACGTGCCCTCTGGGGCGAGGTCGGCATCGTCTGCGATCCCCTCTCGGCGCAGGTTCTCGTCCTCGGCCTGTGCCTGCAGGGCGAGGGGAGGCTCTCGCGCCGGTTGCGGGACGCCGCGCTCGACGGGGAGCCCCAGCGTCTCACGCTCCGCGAGATTGGCGGTCGGGATCTTCGGCCGGATCCGGCGGGCGAGATTTTCGTCTGCGAGAACCCGAGCGTCGTCGCCGCGGCGGCCGATCGTCTGGGCGCTCGCAGTGGGCCCCTCGTGTGCACCGAAGGCGTCCCCTCCACCGCCGCCCTGGGCCTGTTGCGCGAGCTCGCCCGCGGCGGCGCAAGGCTGCGGGTCCGGGGAGACTTCGACTGGGCCGGCCTTCGAATCGGCGGGCAGGTACTCCGGGAGGCGGGAGGCCAGCCCTGGCGCTTCTGCGCCGACGATTACCTGGCCAGCCTCGGCACCGGCGCCGGCCGCGAGCTCGAGGGCGCTGCGGGCGCCTCGCCCTGGGACCCGGCCCTGGCGAGCGCTATGGCGCGGCACGGCACGGCAGTGTACGAGGAGCAGCTCCTCGACCTCCTGCTCCGGGATTTAGAGGTCGGCTCGTCGTAA
- a CDS encoding TIGR02677 family protein has protein sequence MNPASPPLRLFDQVQAFQYVVAEKAPIYRAIVQVFSEARHHYVIELRPAEVLDRIRAAGIFVALGPDETLDYYLDMLVKWGNLASAQDSATVTRLEDFYRKRLLYRLTPAGEAAHRAVAEVEDAIGRSGRLQASMLVKIRDELRELTGDREPSELVVGLHDLNAAFESLTEEANRFIGDLDRPTGAKRMDEERFTFYKRALLAYIHRFVGQLRLLGDEIRALIDGIDAEALIDRALPGAELPPARDDADPRADWRAEWLARWTGIRAWFVGTASSMPTVERLAAVAVEAVLGLTRSLGRLSGASARSMDRAADFRVLAHWFGRCPDDRAAHGLWHAAFGLSTGRHFHLESNVEGAPSWWDAAPVEVPVRLRERGQVAVATGRAGAIPDYSAARQWLEQKRRQERAQLDAAIRRLSGEFELRDVGRLDPAEFDLFLALLDQALAAPKEGDGSQSARTIDGRVRIRLTPPKDDELVVLEAPGGRLWCRNHHLEVSAVEGAAWRSEAR, from the coding sequence TTGAACCCCGCCTCGCCCCCCTTGCGCCTGTTCGATCAGGTTCAGGCCTTTCAGTACGTCGTGGCGGAGAAGGCCCCGATTTACCGGGCGATCGTCCAGGTCTTCTCCGAGGCCCGGCACCACTACGTCATCGAACTGCGACCGGCCGAGGTGCTCGACCGGATTCGCGCCGCCGGGATCTTCGTCGCGCTCGGGCCGGACGAGACGCTCGACTACTACCTCGACATGCTCGTGAAATGGGGCAACCTCGCCTCGGCGCAAGACTCAGCGACCGTGACGAGGCTCGAGGACTTCTATCGCAAGCGACTCCTCTATCGGCTGACGCCAGCGGGAGAGGCGGCACATCGAGCGGTCGCAGAGGTCGAAGATGCGATCGGCCGCTCGGGTAGGCTCCAGGCTTCGATGCTCGTCAAGATCCGCGACGAGCTCCGCGAGCTCACAGGTGACCGTGAGCCATCGGAGCTGGTCGTCGGCCTCCACGACCTGAACGCGGCGTTCGAATCGCTCACGGAGGAGGCAAACCGATTCATCGGTGACCTCGATCGGCCAACTGGGGCCAAGCGGATGGACGAAGAGCGCTTCACCTTCTACAAGCGGGCGCTCCTCGCGTACATCCACCGCTTCGTTGGCCAGCTCCGACTCCTGGGAGACGAAATCCGCGCGTTGATCGATGGGATCGACGCTGAGGCGCTGATCGATCGCGCGCTGCCCGGTGCCGAGCTCCCGCCGGCACGGGACGACGCGGATCCACGGGCGGACTGGCGCGCGGAGTGGCTGGCGCGGTGGACGGGGATCCGCGCATGGTTCGTGGGCACCGCCAGCTCGATGCCGACCGTGGAGCGGCTCGCGGCCGTCGCGGTCGAGGCGGTCCTGGGCCTCACGCGCTCGCTGGGTCGGCTGAGCGGCGCGAGCGCCCGCTCGATGGATCGCGCCGCGGACTTCCGCGTCCTTGCGCACTGGTTCGGCCGTTGCCCTGACGATCGCGCGGCGCACGGCCTCTGGCACGCGGCGTTCGGCCTCTCGACGGGGCGACACTTCCACCTCGAGTCCAACGTCGAAGGCGCGCCATCCTGGTGGGATGCGGCCCCAGTTGAGGTCCCGGTGCGGCTGCGCGAGCGGGGCCAGGTCGCCGTCGCCACCGGCCGGGCGGGCGCGATCCCGGACTACAGCGCGGCGCGGCAGTGGCTGGAGCAGAAGCGCAGGCAGGAGCGGGCGCAGCTCGACGCGGCGATCCGCCGGCTCTCGGGCGAGTTCGAGCTGCGGGACGTCGGGCGCCTCGACCCCGCCGAGTTCGATCTCTTCCTCGCCCTCCTCGATCAGGCGCTCGCCGCCCCGAAGGAGGGCGACGGCTCGCAGTCGGCCCGCACGATCGACGGGCGCGTCAGGATCCGCCTGACGCCGCCAAAGGATGACGAGCTCGTGGTCCTCGAGGCGCCGGGAGGCCGACTATGGTGCCGCAACCACCACCTCGAGGTGTCCGCCGTCGAGGGCGCGGCCTGGCGCTCGGAGGCCCGATGA
- a CDS encoding SbcC/MukB-like Walker B domain-containing protein, whose protein sequence is MDRLGDLGRLTGTWAVRAREALEASRRLADRLATLEEREATRAAAASRADESAARAASCADEARALRATASALRDALGATRDELLEEIRRSERRSKEAREEREDRAAREKELIERVGAGSATVQERTGRVSEQDAKRRTAELVFRGVAERGLLAFVGVEPERAAEAWSYTDVLQLARRADEATGSIDCSPDARDRARDRVGDAQTDLTRGMRGEIRIQGRQIAGILEYTAIWAGRTQGVLELERNLDADVRSRDELLGKEENEIFEAFLSGETHTHLRNRLREASALVKRMNDQLAARPTSSGMRMRLKWEPGEESPTGTREAIDLLLRANHLLSEADRTALRTFLQQRLAEARENDGAGSLEERMMLVLDYRGWFQFRADFCDAVGTWTRLSRKTHGAGSGGQKAVMLHLPLFAAAAAFFESAAKTSLRLIALDEAFAGIDRPTRGQLMGLLAEFDLDFVMTSFEEWGFFPQLDGIATYHLARERGMRGVYAERFVWDGTEPRRA, encoded by the coding sequence GTGGACCGGCTCGGAGATCTAGGGCGTCTGACCGGCACGTGGGCGGTCCGCGCCAGGGAGGCGCTCGAGGCGTCGAGGCGCCTCGCGGACAGGCTGGCCACACTCGAAGAGCGGGAGGCGACGCGGGCGGCAGCGGCAAGCCGGGCGGACGAGTCCGCGGCGCGAGCGGCCTCTTGCGCGGACGAGGCGCGAGCGCTCCGCGCGACAGCGAGCGCGCTCCGCGATGCGCTGGGTGCCACCAGAGACGAGCTCCTCGAAGAGATCCGGCGGTCGGAGCGGCGGTCGAAAGAGGCCCGCGAGGAGCGCGAAGACCGCGCGGCTCGCGAAAAGGAGCTCATCGAGCGGGTCGGAGCCGGCAGCGCGACGGTTCAAGAGCGAACCGGCCGCGTTTCGGAGCAAGACGCGAAAAGGCGAACGGCCGAGCTGGTTTTTCGTGGGGTCGCCGAGCGCGGGCTCCTCGCCTTCGTCGGCGTGGAACCGGAGCGAGCGGCCGAGGCGTGGAGCTACACCGACGTGCTTCAGCTTGCGCGCCGGGCCGACGAGGCGACCGGATCGATCGACTGCTCACCCGACGCGAGGGATCGGGCGCGGGACCGGGTGGGCGACGCGCAGACCGACCTGACCCGGGGGATGCGGGGCGAAATCCGGATCCAGGGCCGGCAGATCGCCGGGATCCTGGAGTACACGGCGATCTGGGCCGGCCGCACCCAGGGGGTGCTCGAGCTGGAGCGCAACCTGGACGCAGACGTGCGGAGCCGGGACGAGCTGCTCGGGAAAGAGGAGAACGAGATCTTCGAGGCCTTCCTCTCGGGGGAGACGCACACCCACCTGCGAAACAGGCTCCGCGAGGCGAGCGCGCTCGTGAAGCGGATGAACGACCAGCTCGCCGCGCGCCCCACCTCCTCGGGCATGCGCATGCGCCTCAAGTGGGAGCCCGGCGAGGAGTCGCCCACGGGGACGAGGGAGGCGATTGATTTGCTCCTCCGCGCAAATCACCTCCTCTCCGAGGCCGACCGGACCGCGCTGCGCACTTTTCTCCAGCAGCGCCTCGCGGAGGCGCGGGAGAACGACGGCGCCGGATCCCTCGAGGAGCGAATGATGCTCGTGCTCGACTACCGCGGGTGGTTTCAATTTCGAGCGGACTTCTGCGACGCGGTCGGGACCTGGACCCGGCTCAGTCGGAAGACGCACGGCGCCGGCTCCGGCGGGCAGAAGGCGGTGATGCTGCACCTGCCGCTCTTCGCCGCCGCGGCAGCCTTCTTCGAGTCAGCGGCGAAGACCTCCCTGCGGTTGATCGCGCTCGACGAGGCCTTCGCCGGCATCGACCGCCCGACCCGCGGTCAGCTCATGGGCCTCCTGGCTGAGTTCGACCTCGACTTCGTGATGACGTCCTTCGAGGAGTGGGGCTTCTTCCCACAGCTCGATGGCATCGCCACCTATCACTTGGCGCGGGAGAGGGGAATGCGTGGCGTGTACGCGGAGCGGTTCGTCTGGGACGGCACGGAGCCGAGGCGGGCTTGA